One genomic region from Doryrhamphus excisus isolate RoL2022-K1 chromosome 14, RoL_Dexc_1.0, whole genome shotgun sequence encodes:
- the LOC131101606 gene encoding uncharacterized protein LOC131101606 isoform X8 — protein MPKESIHFLKATSPSTLLPEQCSSSDFMSKMLSLAKKAAKDHRAAHANIKQLSVEPDVFASVSNSCYKAALNIIPLENDGDSLKTCVEPVAPLDTSAPTYKIRCQNCARTFEQEDNYFQHVRAYSHKMMKKLWSREQGNNTSNHKATAESADISEGQKQVQDLLQELHGSLAPGDLTSQSSALVSLAILAPHADCTYVCFFFPPGISLLVMCNITDAKTTTVVCVCFACEDAFPKALLQDHLHSPKHLVQTLFYLNPWRLPFAWQEAPDLQFLESLVVTEEKERGWKQTILRVMDVPASALNDLSQLSFNTVLERFGPHHEILKRNIPPSHTSLGGKRLPLLGSAFLVMHDSYDESRQVTTVSGLCLLCEKRLTHTERSTHIFSLQHIRKYLVQCNPDLVPFPNDTRILLNLANKAAASHGVSHVQEVKLQRPLTEPFTFNTARWILMRQGAFHPAIVPGVLLIPTETQMARKQGYKSTTPDPWKSQNVKSGTADEGRVEKASATSMKTDWQTNEKPKSCHIPAKAEVKKGPSKHVQMITSRVGDRKRSNAIRQTADSSEDTPCEGTLKMDTTAIKDKESKAVISNVSDANLAQEMAHKRRRLDSQENAPCEGKPKMGARISERFDPHMAPGAQQHTKKETTLTSEPRETHVTLSKSTCSTKVTPLTNTTTSKLPTSAAGTFGFTSSPKLIDAKALTINVDKNTASVAHKTRECNNSSSTALNVAKTQSASKSAANTKSSVPITKSTSSTPNAVCAATSSHFTAATMAATKPTAPTTSCNTTSITKNTAPTTDAAVTSASTKTIPTTLLDFSSVTATNYNATSNVTKNAAPTTDAAVTSASTKTIPTTLLDFSRATATNYNAASNVTKNAAPTTDAAVTSASTKTIPTTLLGFSRVTATNYNAASNVTKNTAPTTDAAVTSASTKTIPTATSSTKSSFVIAKATKTAAPTASCDATSLQLSATPTTGSITTSSPAATTTKSATSHQRTAPPSSVAKAPPTTSPSRHQKAPEGRTGAEAASNETQPHPRRASTGTCEVPWGTAQGERRSSEKSTHTIVTLGATADRSENAKKVLVKDTGGSNSDAEPSMQKSNLCARQPIKAKPSQSKVKPSLPKIGLSYIVVVNSEGRKQSYCTLCRIRLERSSHPLENFHQYNYVKLRFPDLNDEQMMSINMEMFVSSMATVEKCVGLRSIQTIDVTNDQYNELSDLPEAEALHRLETDFRVPPCSKNSTSLALRRRVSTSPSQDFSSPEYDTLQDRFEAITESDTEVKAQTPAELDLEPEHTSVALPLADPEPAEATESRVEMDTSKQQQGIGDCGFKSAKATQEGCNDRSTSASLGPDPSPASMTTKERNLEVSDEKLPSLFLVPDQSADSVTREQPNLEVSNGKSSSVLLVPDPHPASVTIEQQNLKVSNGKSSSVLLGPDPHLASVTMEQNLEVSNGKSSVLLGPDPDPASVTREQNLEVSNGKSSVFLGLDQSAALVTREQQNLKVSNGKSSSVLLVPDPHPASVTREQNLEVSNGKSSVFLGLDQSAALVTIEQQNLKVSNGKSSSVLLGPDPHPASVTREQNLEVSNGKSSVFLGLDQSAALVTREQQNLKVSNGKSSSVLLGPDPPPASMTTKPCNPVGSCQNAERPSSLYECNQGRDAPSQVPPLSGNASNLRTFLWVRERSRQPIVGLSTVYECRGASGDSLYLCKTCSQKLRVSDICQHVVGSDHQVNYMLRSYPQFMDRFWGDNDLQPEMKMELLKDVADAVSRQEQSKGMDAKVCFLLQDVYDYVWTAPFDEALDVLQNGQPVIALTQNERSQKSKERIGHLDVNVIQSVEPSLSAASMSPGPSDIEGHRRSISSPISNTTPVVLPQSTSTYAPISRTPPGSRQVKEEWVPTECGVPTGRGVPTGRGVPTECGVPTGRGVPTGRGVPTGRGVPTGRGVPTGRGVPTGRGVPTGRGVPISVSKTQAQLKNEPALAESADHGDLPTECGVPISVSKTQAQLKNEPALAESADHGDLRTECGVPAECGVPISVSKTQAQLKNEPALAESADHGDLDNLSKTKPRSQVKDEMTLLDSRSPPATVPAPKTPPSLRIKDELVLSDSESPVAAIPVSKTPPRVQIKSELTASECRSTPLAEKRSSSDPLATVGSIRQDEYLPTRKRKAHKSLGELFRIWSNKKKMDDPQPAKCTGHSNVDPVGRRTLGDQEVSMVEILNAGTKTESKKQIADSPDSSSATLSVATTTTTWCSKSVQTVSTAAQDTKGLDSSSCKFENDPSTRPVSGDNGPSRVYTSIRENPLVILTEDNATGTDSAWLGDLQPQNQLIDACVKTKQSLAQLPQPRGSTDDSEAFLYQSAVCVNGIGTESNPQGSGATAGPTRTPLPDLGGFGFSWTTNANTVPTGYSVPSNAVPTGYPVPSNAVPMGYPVPSNAVPTGYPVPNNAVPTGYPVANSNAVPMGYPVPSNAVPTGYPVTNNAVPMDYPVTNNNAVPTGYSVTNSNAVPMGYPVPSNAVPTGYPVTNNAVPTDYPVTNNNAVPTGYSVTNSNAVPTGYSVTNSNAVPTGYPVTDNNAVPTGYPVPSNAVPTGYPIPSNAVPRGYPVPNSNTSYVSQDGHSSVPLATRWLNPQMQHWIQQYSTWAGPVQTPENVTNGATYLCPVPFAATVSYSSHSLLLQDMNVHGNLSSSQYKTPSQLPKKDGGCSSAL, from the exons TTGTGTCTGCTTCGCTTGCGAAGATGCTTTCCCCAAGGCGCTGCTTCAAGACCACTTGCACTCACCAAAACACCTCGTACAAACACTG TTCTATCTGAATCCCTGGCGATTACCGTTTGCCTGGCAAGAAGCTCCAGACCTCCAGTTCCTGGAGTCGCTGGTGGTGACGGAAGAGAAGGAAAGGGGATGGAAGCAGACCATTCTTCGG GTGATGGATGTGCCTGCCTCGGCGTTGAATGACCTCAGCCAGTTAAGTTTCAACACAG TGTTGGAGAGATTTGGGCCTCACCACGAAATCCTGAAACGAAACA TTCCGCCTTCCCACACGTCTCTCGGAGGCAAGCGCTTGCCTCTGCTGG GGTCTGCCTTTCTGGTGATGCACGACTCCTACGACGAGTCCCGCCAGGTCACGACCGTTTCGGGTCTGTGTCTGCTGTGCGAGAAGCGACTGACTCATACGGAACGCTCCActcacattttcagcttgcAGCACATCCGGAAGTATCTC GTGCAATGCAACCCTGATCTGGTACCCTTTCCCAACGATACGAGAATACTGCTGAACCTGGCAAACAAGGCTGCTGCCAGTCACGGTGTATCACATGTGCAG gaagtgaagttgCAGAGGCCGCTGACGGAACCTTTCACATTCAACACAG CAAGATGGATCTTGATGCGCCAAGGTGCCTTTCACCCTGCAATCGTACCTGGAGTACTATTGA TCCCTACAGAAACCCAGATGGCACGCAAGCAAGGGTACAAGTCGACAACACCTGACCCTTGGAAGAGTCAGAACGTGAAGTCTGGCACAGCTGATGAAGGCCGCGTTGAGAAAGCGTCAGCGACCTCTATGAAGACTGATTGGCAAACTAACGAGAAGCCAAAAAGCTGCCACATTCCGGCTAAAGCTGAGGTGAAAAAAGGACCGAGCAAACATGTCCAAATGATCACCAGCCGAGTCGGTGACCGAAAAAGGTCAAACGCCATCCGGCAGACAGCAGACAGCTCCGAAGACACGCCATGTGAAGGAACGCTGAAGATGGACACTACAGCCATCAAGGACAAAGAATCAAAAGCAGTGATCAGTAACG TCTCGGATGCAAATCTTGCGCAGGAAATGGCCCATAAGAGACGACGACTCGACTCCCAAGAGAATGCACCGTGTGAAGGAAAGCCAAAGATGGGTGCGCGGATCAGTGAAC GCTTTGACCCCCATATGGCACCTGGAGCTCAGCAGCATACTAAAAAGGAAACTACCCTGACGTCTGAGCCCCGAGAAACCCATGTGACTCTTTCCAAAAGCACATGCAGCACCAAAGTGACCCCGTTGACCAATACGACCACTTCCAAATTGCCGACATCTGCGGCAGGTACATTTGGATTCACAAGCAGCCCGAAATTGATTGACGCCAAGGCATTGACTATAAATGTCGACAAAAACACAGCCAGCGTCGCCCACAAAACGAGAGAATGTAACAATTCCTCCAGCACCGCGCTGAATGTGGCAAAaacccaaagtgcttccaagTCTGCAGCAAACACCAAGTCCTCAGTACCTATCACCAAATCCACATCAAGCACGCCCAACGCAGTCTGTGCTGCGACAAGCTCTCATTTCACCGCAGCAACAATGGCTGCCACCAAGCCAACTGCACCCACCACCAGTTGTAATACAACATCCATAACCAAGAACACGGCACCTACTACCGAtgctgcagtgacgtcagcctccACTAAGACCATACCAACTACTCTACTGGATTTCAGTAGTGTGACTGCAACAAACTACAATGCAACTTCAAACGTAACCAAGAACGCGGCACCTACTACCGAtgctgcagtgacgtcagcctccACTAAGACCATACCAACTACTCTACTGGATTTCAGTAGGGCGACTGCAACAAACTACAATGCAGCTTCAAACGTAACCAAGAACGCGGCACCTACTACCGAtgctgcagtgacgtcagcctccACTAAGACCATACCAACTACTCTACTGGGTTTCAGTAGGGTGACTGCAACAAACTACAATGCAGCTTCAAACGTAACCAAGAACACGGCCCCTACTACCGAtgctgcagtgacgtcagcctccACTAAGACCATACCAACTGCCACTAGTAGCACAAAATCCAGTTTCGTGATTGCAAAGGCGACAAAGACCGCTGCGCCGACCGCTTCCTGTGATGCAACAAGTCTGCAACTGTCTGCAACGCCTACCACCGGTTCGATCACAACTTCCTCTCCAGCAGCAACAACCACCAAGTCTGCAACAAGCCATCAAAGGACTGCACCGCCGAGCTCAGTCGCTAAAGCTCCACCCACAACGTCTCCATCACGACACCAGAAAGCACCAGAAGGCAGAACAGGAGCGGAGGCCGCATCGAATGAAACGCAACCCCACCCTCGCAGAGCATCCACGGGCACGTGTGAAGTCCCTTGGGGAACTGCACAGGGGGAAAGGAGAAGTTCGGAGAAATCCACACACACGATCGTCACGCTTGGAGCGACTGCAGATCGAAGTGAAAATGCTAAGAAAGTACTTGTGAAGGACACCGGGGGGTCTAATTCGGATGCAGAACCAAGTATGCAGAAGAGTAACCTTTGTGCCAGACAGCCAATCAAAGCCAAGCCATCACAAAGCAAGGTCAAGCCAAGTCTTCCTAAAATTg GCTTAAGCTACATAGTTGTGGTGAACAGCGAAGGAAGGAAGCAGTCCTACTGCACTTTGTGCCGCATCCGATTGGAACGGTCTAGTCACCCACTGGAAAACTTTCATCAGTATAACTATGTG AAATTAAGGTTCCCGGACTTGAATGATGAGCAGATGATGAGCATCAACATGGAGATGTTTGTGAGCAGCATGGCTACGGTAGAAAAGTGCGTGGGACTTCGGTCCATCCAG ACGATAGACGTGACAAACGACCAATACAATGAGCTGTCTGATCTTCCAGAAGccgaag CTTTACACAGATTAGAAACTGACTTCCGAGTGCCACCATGCTCCAAGAATAGCACTTCATTGGCTTTAAGACGACGGGTTTCCACTTCCCCGTCACAGGACTTTTCAAGCCCAGAATATG ACACGCTACAGGACAGGTTTGAGGCCATTACAGAGTCCGACACTGAAGTCAAGGCCCAAACTCCTG CAGAATTAGACTTAGAACCTGAACACACCAGCGTTGCTCTTCCACTCGCTGACCCGGAGCCTGCTGAAGCAACCGAATCCCGAGTGGAAATGGACACATCCAAACAGCAGCAGGGGATTGGAGATTGCGGTTTTAAGTCTGCCAAGGCGACTCAGGAAGGCTGTAATGACCGGTCAACATCTGCATCCCTGGGACCAGATCCGTCTCCAGCTTCAATGACCACAAAGGAGCGGAATCTGGAAGTCTCTGATGAGAAATTACCATCATTGTTTCTGGTGCCGGATCAGTCTGCTGATTCTGTGACCAGAGAACAACCGAATCTGGAAGTCTCCAATGGGAAGTCCTCATCAGTGTTGCTGGTACCGGACCCACATCCTGCTTCAGTGACCATAGAACAACAGAATCTGAAAGTCTCCAATGGGAAGTCCTCATCAGTGTTGCTGGGACCGGACCCACATCTTGCTTCAGTGACCATGGAACAGAATTTGGAAGTCTCCAATGGGAAGTCATCAGTGTTGCTGGGACCGGACCCAGATCCTGCTTCAGTGACCAGAGAACAGAATTTGGAAGTCTCCAATGGGAAGTCATCAGTGTTCCTGGGACTGGATCAGTCTGCTGCTTTAGTGACCAGAGAACAACAGAATCTGAAAGTCTCCAATGGGAAGTCCTCATCAGTGTTGCTGGTACCGGACCCACATCCTGCTTCAGTGACCAGAGAACAGAATTTGGAAGTCTCCAATGGGAAGTCATCAGTGTTCCTGGGACTGGATCAGTCTGCTGCTTTAGTGACCATAGAACAACAGAATCTGAAAGTCTCCAATGGGAAGTCCTCATCAGTGTTGCTGGGACCGGACCCACATCCTGCTTCAGTGACCAGAGAACAGAATTTGGAAGTCTCCAATGGGAAGTCATCAGTGTTCCTGGGACTGGATCAGTCTGCTGCTTTAGTGACCAGAGAACAACAGAATCTGAAAGTCTCCAATGGGAAGTCCTCATCAGTGTTGCTGGGACCGGACCCACCTCCTGCTTCAATGACCACAAAGCCATGTAATCCAGTTGGAAGCTGCCAGAATGCTGAAAGACCGTCCAGTCTGTATGAATGTAACCAGGGAAGAGATGCCCCCTCCCAAGTGCCCCCTCTTTCAG GCAATGCAAGTAATTTGCGCACGTTCTTGTGGGTGAGGGAACGGTCCAGACAGCCAATCGTAG GTCTGTCGACTGTGTACGAGTGTCGTGGTGCGTCTGGGGATTCGCTCTACTTGTGCAAGACCTGCAGTCAGAAACTCCGCGTCAGTGACATCTGCCAGCATGTGGTCGGCTCGGACCACCAGGTGAACTACATG CTAAGATCATATCCTCAGTTTATGGATAGATTTTGGGGTGATAATGATCTGCAACCAGAGATGAAAATGGAACTCTTAAAGGACGTCGCTGATGCGGTCTCCAGGCAAGAGCAATCGAAGGGGATGGATGCAAAG GTGTGTTTTCTCCTTCAAGACGTGTATGACTATGTTTGGACCGCACCCTTCGATGAAG CTCTTGACGTCCTGCAGAACGGACAGCCTGTCATCGCATTGACGCAAAACG AAAGAAGCCAGAAATCAAAAGAACGGATTGGACATTTGGATGTGAATGTCATTCAGTCCGTGGAGCCTTCACTCTCTGCAGCTAGCATGTCCCCGGGTCCCTCAGACATAGAAGGACACAGAAGGTCCATTTCAAGTCCCATCTCCAATACAACACCTGTTGTATTGCCACAGTCCACTTCAACGTATGCGCCTATCTCAAGGACACCACCTGGGTCTCGACAGGTTAAAGAGGAATGGGTGCCCACGGAGTGCGGGGTGCCCACGGGGCGCGGGGTGCCCACGGGGCGCGGGGTGCCCACGGAGTGCGGGGTGCCCACGGGGCGCGGGGTGCCCACGGGGCGCGGGGTGCCCACGGGGCGCGGGGTGCCCACGGGGCGCGGGGTGCCCACGGGGCGCGGGGTGCCCACGGGGCGCGGGGTGCCCACGGGGCGCGGGGTGCCCATAAGCGTCTCAAAGACTCAGGCtcaactgaaaaatgaaccgGCCCTGGCAGAATCAGCTGATCATGGAGATCTGCCCACGGAGTGCGGGGTGCCCATAAGCGTCTCTAAGACTCAGGCtcaactgaaaaatgaaccgGCCCTGGCAGAATCAGCTGATCATGGAGATCTGCGCACGGAGTGCGGGGTGCCCGCAGAGTGCGGGGTGCCCATAAGCGTCTCTAAGACTCAGGCtcaactgaaaaatgaaccgGCCCTGGCAGAATCAGCTGATCATGGAGATCTGGACAACCTCTCGAAAACAAAGCCTCGTTCTCAAGTGAAAGATGAAATGACGCTCTTGGATTCCAGATCGCCTCCAGCGACTGTTCCTGCGCCCAAGACGCCGCCTAGTTTGCGAATCAAAGATGAATTAGTACTTTCGGACAGCGAGTCACCTGTAGCCGCTATTCCCGTCTCCAAGACGCCCCcaagagtacaaataaaaagtgaATTGACGGCCTCAGAATGCAGATCAACACCTCTTGCTGAGAAACGGTCGAGTTCGGACCCTCTCGCAACCGTCGGTTCAATTCGTCAAGATGAATACCTCCCTACCAGGAAGAGAAAAGCTCACAAGTCTCTCGGGGAACTTTTTAGAATTTGGTCCAAtaagaagaaaatggatgatcCTCAGCCAGCCAAATGTACAGGCCACTCCAATGTTGATCCTGTGGGGCGTCGTACCCTCGGTGATCAAGAGGTCTCCATGGTAGAAATCCTCAACGCGGGTACCAAAACTGAGTCTAAGAAACAAATTGCCGACAGCCCTGACAGCTCTTCCGCCACGCTTTCTGTTGCTACGACAACGACAACATGGTGCTCAAAGTCTGTGCAGACCGTCTCCACCGCCGCTCAAGATACCAAGGGATTGGATTCATCGAGTTGCAAGTTTGAAAATGATCCGTCCACAAGACCCGTGTCGGGCGACAACGGCCCTTCACGGGTTTATACATCCATACGAGAAAATCCCTTGGTTATTTTGACAGAAGACAACGCAACTGGCACGGACTCCGCCTGGCTGGGTGATCTTCAACCCCAAAACCAGCTGATTGATGCTTGTGTGAAAACCAAGCAAAGTCTTGCTCAGCTACCGCAACCTCGAGGCAGCACAGACGACTCGGAAGCTTTTCTGTATCAAAGCGCCGTTTGTGTGAACGGTATCGGTACGGAGTCAAACCCTCAGGGAAGTGGCGCAACGGCAGGACCTACTAGGACTCCGCTACCAGACTTGGGGGGCTTTGGTTTCAGTTGGACCACAAATGCTAACACAGTACCCACAGGTTACTCTGTGCCTAGTAACGCAGTACCCACAGGTTATCCTGTGCCGAGTAACGCAGTACCCATGGGTTATCCTGTGCCGAGTAACGCAGTACCCACGGGTTATCCTGTGCCTAATAACGCAGTACCCACGGGTTATCCTGTGGCTAACAGTAACGCAGTACCCATGGGTTACCCTGTGCCTAGTAATGCAGTACCCACGGGTTACCCTGTGACTAATAACGCAGTACCCATGGATTATCCTGTGACTAATAATAACGCAGTACCCACGGGTTACTCTGTGACTAACAGTAACGCAGTACCCATGGGTTACCCTGTGCCTAGTAATGCAGTACCCACGGGTTACCCTGTGACTAATAACGCAGTACCCACGGATTATCCTGTGACTAATAATAACGCAGTACCCACGGGTTATTCTGTGACTAACAGTAACGCAGTACCCACGGGTTACTCTGTGACTAACAGTAACGCAGTACCCACGGGTTATCCTGTGACCGACAATAACGCAGTACCCACGGGTTATCCTGTGCCTAGTAATGCAGTACCCACAGGTTACCCCATTCCTAGTAACGCAGTACCCAGGGGTTACCCTGTGCCAAATTCCAATACTTCATACGTGTCCCAAGACGGCCACTCAAGCGTCCCGCTGGCAACGAGGTGGTTGAACCCACAAATGCAGCATTGGATCCAGCAGTACTCGACCTGGGCAGGACCAGTGCAGACCCCTGAAAACGTCACCAATGGTGCCACCTACTTGTGTCCCGTTCCTTTTGCTGCCACGGTGTCGTACTCCAGCCATTCCCTGCTGCTGCAAGACATGAACGTGCACGGGAACTTGTCTTCATCGCAGTACAAGACACCATCACAGTTGCCTAAAAAGGACGGAGGTTGTTCCAGTGCTTTATGA